In Listeria monocytogenes, the following proteins share a genomic window:
- a CDS encoding putative quinol monooxygenase, which translates to MYLKEKANYLYCTAVIQTTGKVSYEQLVEHLEALRAKTVKEPGCILFEIVPLESALGRFALWEIWQNQEAFYSHHEQPYTKEFFAAEFDTVEFFESSEKVDL; encoded by the coding sequence ATGTATTTAAAAGAAAAAGCTAATTATTTATATTGTACTGCAGTTATTCAAACTACCGGAAAGGTTTCTTATGAACAGTTGGTAGAACATTTGGAAGCGTTACGTGCTAAAACAGTGAAAGAACCTGGTTGTATTTTATTCGAGATAGTTCCTTTAGAAAGTGCACTCGGCAGATTTGCTTTGTGGGAAATTTGGCAAAATCAGGAAGCTTTTTATTCCCATCATGAACAACCATATACGAAAGAATTTTTTGCAGCCGAATTTGACACGGTTGAATTTTTCGAAAGCTCGGAAAAAGTAGATTTATAA
- a CDS encoding MerR family transcriptional regulator — protein MYIKDFATKTGLSIDTLRYYEEEQLLIPARNEKNYRVYTEEDDCWLQLLLKIKQTGMSIANIKKFAALQKQGDDSLPERIKILDNHMENLYEQQKDLAETISFVAKKADGYRDKL, from the coding sequence ATGTATATTAAAGATTTTGCCACCAAGACAGGACTTTCGATTGATACACTTCGATATTATGAAGAAGAACAATTACTCATTCCTGCTAGAAACGAAAAAAATTATCGTGTTTATACAGAAGAAGATGATTGTTGGTTGCAGTTGTTGCTTAAAATAAAGCAAACTGGGATGTCGATAGCGAATATTAAAAAATTCGCAGCATTACAAAAGCAAGGTGATGACTCACTTCCAGAGCGGATAAAGATTTTAGATAATCATATGGAAAACTTGTACGAGCAACAGAAAGATTTGGCAGAAACGATTTCTTTTGTGGCTAAAAAAGCAGATGGATATCGAGATAAGCTATAA
- a CDS encoding immunity 26/phosphotriesterase HocA family protein, translated as MINNEIREVIGLHPILENDQKLSVENRTVIIRENRLIKLIVEQADSYKEIDYDLELTDTNELIGRKNAKSKPLTLKAILKAKTKELRLKINKVSHRMELKLGVQHFENLYFAEDMVITKENVQEKITAMYGNDWLNTLAKAKRKVKMRQTIQQGAVFSYPIGNEFGFALVIGCFQTFRKQKIMPQDSSHYLNLMMGVPLVIRTFNYTSQQKIVDLQLLKKQELLNPEFIMDDLVLRGDYPIIGKAVLEESDILFPMNFSFNGESTTYAGYQAIGASDREIIQRHKKEIMVRFDWGFGSKTMSAKEFLKRSSGKEYFLPYSGLGMTPVAGYSKKLVSPKTIFSEGELKQIYAVLAIDGEISFDDFNEKNNGISAQNLLSI; from the coding sequence ATGATTAATAATGAAATACGAGAAGTGATCGGATTACATCCAATTCTTGAAAATGACCAAAAATTGTCTGTGGAAAATAGAACAGTAATTATCAGAGAGAATAGGCTGATAAAATTAATAGTAGAGCAGGCTGATTCTTATAAAGAAATAGATTATGATTTGGAACTCACGGATACTAATGAATTGATAGGACGAAAAAATGCAAAGTCAAAACCTTTAACACTTAAGGCGATATTAAAAGCGAAAACGAAAGAGTTAAGGCTGAAAATAAATAAAGTCAGTCACAGAATGGAGCTTAAACTCGGAGTTCAGCATTTTGAAAACCTCTATTTTGCGGAAGATATGGTTATTACTAAAGAAAATGTGCAAGAAAAAATTACTGCAATGTATGGTAATGATTGGTTAAACACATTAGCCAAAGCCAAACGCAAAGTGAAAATGAGACAAACCATTCAACAAGGGGCTGTTTTTTCTTATCCGATAGGAAATGAATTCGGTTTTGCGCTTGTAATTGGTTGTTTTCAGACGTTTCGGAAACAAAAAATAATGCCTCAAGATAGCTCGCACTACCTCAATTTAATGATGGGGGTCCCGCTTGTGATTCGTACTTTTAACTATACAAGCCAGCAAAAGATCGTGGACTTACAGCTGTTGAAAAAGCAGGAACTCTTAAATCCGGAATTTATCATGGATGACCTAGTATTACGTGGCGATTATCCAATTATTGGTAAAGCAGTTCTGGAAGAATCCGATATACTTTTTCCAATGAACTTTTCTTTTAATGGAGAATCTACTACTTATGCAGGTTATCAGGCTATTGGTGCATCAGATAGAGAGATTATTCAAAGGCACAAAAAGGAAATTATGGTTAGATTTGATTGGGGATTTGGCAGTAAAACGATGTCTGCGAAAGAATTCTTAAAGAGAAGTAGTGGAAAAGAATATTTTCTTCCTTATTCAGGGTTAGGAATGACGCCAGTTGCGGGTTACTCGAAAAAGTTAGTTTCACCTAAAACAATATTTTCAGAAGGGGAACTAAAGCAAATTTATGCAGTTTTAGCGATTGATGGGGAAATATCGTTTGATGATTTTAATGAAAAAAATAATGGGATTTCAGCTCAAAACCTGTTATCAATATGA